A DNA window from Nerophis lumbriciformis linkage group LG03, RoL_Nlum_v2.1, whole genome shotgun sequence contains the following coding sequences:
- the LOC133576897 gene encoding protein THEM6-like isoform X2 — protein sequence MWLLLLLCSLLALLCSLDVFYFLRAAAVLLRAWLQPPVWDVTAEQVVSGYVSPRDMDMCHMNNARYLRECDFARFSLYARNGVFKALRALKASMVVGATTIRYRRALCVGEGYELKSRVVTWDDKAFFLEQRFVSRRDGLVCAVMYCKQSVLRSSPDRIMQHLCGTSRVPR from the exons ATgtggctgctgctgctgctctgcAGCTTGCTGGCTCTGCTTTGCAGCCTGGACGTGTTTTACTTCCTGCGTGCGGCCGCCGTGCTGCTGCGGGCGTGGCTGCAACCTCCCGTGTGGGACGTGACGGCGGAGCAGGTGGTGAGCGGCTACGTCTCCCCCCGCGACATGGACATGTGTCACATGAACAACGCCCGCTACCTGCGCGAGTGCGACTTTGCCCGCTTCTCGCTGTACGCGCGCAACGGCGTCTTCAAGGCGCTGCGGGCGCTGAAGGCCTCCATGGTGGTGGGCGCCACCACCATTCGCTACCGCAGGGCTCTGTGCGTGGGCGAGGGCTACGAGCTGAAGAGTCGCGTGGTCACCTGGGACGACAAAGCCTTTTTCCTGGAGCAGAGGTTCGTGTCCCGCAGAGACGGGCTGGTGTGTGCCGTCATGTACTGCAAGCAGAGTGTGCTGCGCAGCAGCCCTGACAGGATCATGCAGCATCTCT GTGGAACGTCCAGAGTTCCCAGATGA
- the LOC133576897 gene encoding protein THEM6-like isoform X1: MWLLLLLCSLLALLCSLDVFYFLRAAAVLLRAWLQPPVWDVTAEQVVSGYVSPRDMDMCHMNNARYLRECDFARFSLYARNGVFKALRALKASMVVGATTIRYRRALCVGEGYELKSRVVTWDDKAFFLEQRFVSRRDGLVCAVMYCKQSVLRSSPDRIMQHLCKRRVERPEFPDDLQHWVNFISASSQTLRAECGLQDKHK; this comes from the exons ATgtggctgctgctgctgctctgcAGCTTGCTGGCTCTGCTTTGCAGCCTGGACGTGTTTTACTTCCTGCGTGCGGCCGCCGTGCTGCTGCGGGCGTGGCTGCAACCTCCCGTGTGGGACGTGACGGCGGAGCAGGTGGTGAGCGGCTACGTCTCCCCCCGCGACATGGACATGTGTCACATGAACAACGCCCGCTACCTGCGCGAGTGCGACTTTGCCCGCTTCTCGCTGTACGCGCGCAACGGCGTCTTCAAGGCGCTGCGGGCGCTGAAGGCCTCCATGGTGGTGGGCGCCACCACCATTCGCTACCGCAGGGCTCTGTGCGTGGGCGAGGGCTACGAGCTGAAGAGTCGCGTGGTCACCTGGGACGACAAAGCCTTTTTCCTGGAGCAGAGGTTCGTGTCCCGCAGAGACGGGCTGGTGTGTGCCGTCATGTACTGCAAGCAGAGTGTGCTGCGCAGCAGCCCTGACAGGATCATGCAGCATCTCTGTAAGCGCAGA GTGGAACGTCCAGAGTTCCCAGATGACCTCCAGCATTGGGTCAACTTCATCTCAGCCAGCAGTCAGACGCTGAGAGCAGAGTGTGGCCTGCAGGACAAACACAAATGA